The DNA sequence AAAGGCAAAGTAAAATCAACATTCTCAATTAGCCAAAAGAtattaatagtaataaaaCTTGGGGACTAGGAGTGTTGACAAAACCGATGGGCTGTAACAATGTTTACTATTGAAATCTGCACATTTATTGTAGAACCCATCTTCCcctctttccttctctctaTCTTTCACTCTCGCTCTCCCTTTCTCCCatgttaataataaatatttcaacatatttaaaaagtgTAAAATGTTGATTTCAGCACATCAAGTTGTTAAAATTTGTCTAAatgataatttataaattatgggAAAACTAgtaaaatatgaatgttaaaTCTCTATATGTTATGGGCAATAATATGCAATGGTGTTGAagttaaaattagaataaaagaTTTTCCTCAACAATCTTCTATATTAAACATTAGATGTTCTTAtccaattaatttatatatatatatacacacacacgcACATATATGTGTATgtccatatatatatgtatatatgtacaCACTCACagatatatatgtgtgtgtatgtatgtatatgaaCTAATgtctttacatttttaatgGTCTAAACAAACTCATACTTAATAACTCCACTCAGCACCCCAAATGCCCCATTAATGACAACAAGTgccatataaaattatatttccaaTTTCAAGGCTAGGtactaaaatttcaaaacatttatgataaaaaaaaattttaaaataaataaatatgccAAGAATGAATGGAAAATTGAGGTTTTATAAATCATCCATCAACCCAAATGTTTAAGCTGATGGgttatggtaaatttaattatatctaCACTAAAACATTATCTCTCTTGGcttgaaaatttgtaaaaatccCGACAagtgaaaatcaatattaattgggAAGGAAATGACATTACAAGAGTTTGAAATCAAAACCTCAATACCAagttaaatcataaataaaccCGAAAACGTAAGTTGATGAGTCATGGTAAATTAAGTTATATCTACACTACAATTTAACAAAGTTAAATGAAAGGTAAAAAGTTTTATAGTTTTATAGACAACTATACCCAAAAGCTACTGTGGCTACAACAACTTGTATCTTAGAGCTTAACCAATCCTCCAAAACAGACTTCCTCAACTCATTCTTTAAACCTGCATGATAAGCTGAAAACCGACCAGACCAACACAATATAAGTATAtatctaaacaaataaaactcGAAGAGCtaaaattccaattccaaagagtataaaaaatttacgTACCAGCGCATGAAATACCATATTTTGCTAGATAAACTGACAATTGGTCACACAATGCACGTTCTAGGCAATAGATGATTCCACAGACATCTCCACTAGCTTTCAGCTGCTTAGACAAATCGGCAAGTGGATCATCCAAAAGATCTTTATATCGAACTGCACAATCAATTTTCAACTAGGTTCAAATGCAGCAGTAAATTTACAAATTCTAGGCAACATGAACTTACATGTAACTCATGAAACATACTACATGCAGAAAAACATATGGAACAGGGGGCAATCAATCAGTTCATCCCAATTTTCCCATGCTGCACggcaaaaattgaaaacacaCACACTTAAAGTTAAGCCACCAGGACAAACCTTCGTAATATATATTCGGACGATTAAATGAAGACATAAGAACTAGAGGGTTTTGCAAGCCCAAGGATGCTATCACATCCTTCTGGACCCTGCagatacaaagaaaaaaccagGATTTAATCTTGCTGAACTTTAAATTCAGTACCTACATGCACTGACTGCTACCATCCAACAAAATCATAGAATATCAGCAGAGAAACATAcgtcaatttttttctaaaggAAAAGAGACCTGGAGTCTATCGTATGAACACGCAAAGGGCAATAGAATCACCCCGAGAAGCAAAAGATAGGCCTATAGTTTAATACTAAACTAACAACCATAATAAGTTAACAAAAAGGTTGGTTTGCATAAACCAAGTGTATGGTTCCCACATAAATAGACACACTAAAATGGGAACAAAGAATTTCTAAACTAAATGGTTATAAGAATAACTCACTTAGGAGCAGCAGTAGCTGTCAAGGCAAGTATAGGAACATTAGGAAGACGACTCCTCAAAGAAGAAAGCTTGCGGTAGCCAGGCCTGTTTCAAAACATAAAAGGCCAGAGAGGagacagaaaagaaaaaacaaaggtcATCCATAAGCAACAAGATTGACTTATGGTACAACTAGGATGAGTATCGTATTGACATATGAGGTAGAGGCAAAGAGGATCATTATCAATAGCTTTTGTCAACATAAATAATGGTAGACTAATATAAGAAGAGATTAATGTCTACAGTCTATTCCTAAAAGACAATAACTGATTATCTATCATTTATATTACAAACCTGAAGTCATGGCCCCACGTTGAAATACAATGTGCCTGAAAATTGCATTAAATAGAAAGATGAAGGAATGATTGAAGAATACAACATTCTGCACATAATACAATATAAACTCACCTCGTCTATAGCAATCAGACTTAGCAATCCTCGAGAATAAATTTTCATCAGTTTTGCCATAAATCCTGGTGTTGCAATTAATTCAGGTGTAACGTAGAGAAGCCTTAAGGCAGGTTTACCAGAATCAAGATCTTCATGGATCTAGATGAAGAAGATTGTTACATACATTATTTCTAGGTAAGTAAAGTTTGTATAAACAGAGAAAGATGAGAGGACGAGCTTATAAACAAGGACAGAAGATTCccaaaaaagaagggaaacaaAGACATTTTATGGTTTTGTCTATCACATGAAAGAAAAGGGGGATTCCCAAACTCACTCCCACCACTCCTGAGTACGCAATAGTTCTTCTCTTCTCACAAACTACTGAGATGCATACAGTTGAAGGATTtgttaaattcaaaatatccCATCACCGAATGTTTACAAAAACATGATGTTACCTTGCTTCCTCCCCCCCAAAGGTGGAAAAATGGCAAGCTGATGTTGTCATCTAAAAGTAAGTTTACATTTCCTCGTGCATGTTGAGTTCAATTAATTCCGTTATTACTTTAGAAAGAGTGATGATACCAACCACACATACAGGATATACATATATACTTGTGATGAATAATGAGGAATCCACCAAAACAGACATTATAAGTAGGAAGGGAGATAATTGTAGGGgaaattcactttttttttgtcttgtaTTGACTGAGTTGAGGATAGATATTCAGCCGAAATCCCTTTTTCCTTCAACGCCATCACTTGGTTTTCCTAATGTAATGGGTGGGGAAAGGGCCAAACAATTACAAATcgaaaaatgaaattgttaGGAATACAACAAGGAAACAAACACTTGAATGCTCACCATCAACGCTGCAAGTGAATACTTGATGATTTAGGCAGACAGGGGCGCAATTAtcttatacaaaaaaaaaaaaaaaaaaaaaaaaaaaaaaaaaaaaaaaaaaaaaaaaaaaaaaaaaNNaaaaaaaaaaaaaaaaaaaaaaaaaaaaaaaaaaaaaaaaaaaaaaaaaaaagattgtagttcaaattctcCTATAAGCTTTTAGTGTAAATAAAGAAACTGAATAGCATTCACCTATTAAGGGACAAACAACAAGCACGATTCCCTTTGTAGCGAGAGCAGGGATCTGATAACACACTGACTTTCCTCCCCCAGTGGGCATGAGACAGAAACAATCTTTTCCTAAATCAAAGAAGACGTAAATGAAATCAGCTAACCGTGTTCAGAAAATTCACTAACAATTAAGAACGCGCAACATGTTACGTGTGTGAGATATGGAAGTATCAACCTGACAAAACAGCTTTAATCGTTTCCAATTGCTTTCCTCTAAACTCAGAATGTCCGAAATGCCACCTTAAGAGCTTCACCAAGGATTCGTTGCTATACTCATGATTTCCGGGGCCGATTCTACCGCGCAATGGAAGCGATGACTTCTTCATTTCGTTCCCGCCTGAATATTCACGCCGTCGGTTTATGAAGACGAGGCATTAAGAGGGAGCGCGGAGGTAAACCTTCCGAAACtcttttattcaattttaatcaattttaatcaattttaatcatttgggtataatataagatttatatttaatactcttaaaaataaataaaataaaataaaatataataaaataaataaaataaaattggtcTCCGTGCGTCGACGTGTGGAGGACGGGTACGTTAAAGTCGATGGGATACATCCCTCCACCACTCTGAGTTcattaactatttaattttaattctgtCTCTGTTGTTCCTTTTTTCCTCGCCCTTCGATTTCGCGCATCCCAGGTTCTTCCATGTTCTTTCtcctgttcttcatttttgtttgcttAATTATTCTCATCTGCTCCACCGATTAATTGTAATCCCACTTTTTTCattctgattctgattctgattctgattctgattctcTTTTCCCCCATTCGCAGCAGCAACTACTgagaaatctcttcctttttaaCTGCATTTGTTTTCTGCAGATCCTCTCGACTGCGGCCTTCATATCTCACCTAAGGTATTATCTTCTCACCACTGAATCATGTTCTTAATTAATTCCCTTAAGATTTGAGAGAAGCAACTCGGGTTTTCATTTAAACCACGAATCGTTTTGTCGGTGGGAATCAGTATTTATCTGTAGTAGTTGTCCATACGACCAAAATCCTTCAATTATTGGCCATTGCATTGCAATTCGTCGCTTTTGTGTAAGAAATCGAAAACGTTCTGCTCTTAGTAAATGCTTGAAACGGCCAATTCTCTTGCGTTCTCAATGTATAATAGTTAGCGGTTGTGCTACTGGAGCCCctgtttttgcttttttgCTGGTGACTCATTCTTCTCACAgcattttgataaaaatattaacacgATTGCTACTCAAGTGCAGGATGAAGAAGGGTTTTTATGGATTGAGGGGCAAAGAGCTATCTCTCGTAACCATTGCCTTGATGTGCGTGGTTATTATTATGTTGACATGGGAGAAAACTCCACTTCTTAATACCTTTCCTGCATCTCAGACTCCGTTGCAGCTATCTCAAGGTCATGGTTTGCTAACATCTCCCTTTTCGTTAGACTTTTTCATGGTGCCACAAAGTCAACTGAGCTGGAATTTCAGATCATTAGAACACACAAAATCTAGCCATTGTACCATATCATATATACCAAGCAAGACGAATTCTTGCATGCTTTATGAAATTCCAAAGCATCGTTTTTCTTCCAAGACGAGGAATTATTCCGCATGTTTATTTTAAGAACCCGTGGCAATTTCTCTGTACCTGACAGTTTTTAGAAAACTAGTCTTGTTTTCAGCTTATGTATATCTTAGATAACCAGAGTGATGGGCTGATATATGCACACCTTTGTAGAACAACATGATCTGTAGATGGAAGATTCATGAGATTTCTAATATCTAAAATAGATGCTGGCCATGATTTGAACCATGCCCTTGTTGACAATTAGCACTTTTGAACTTTAAGTACATATTCATAATTGTGCTTCTTGATCTTCTTTTGTAATGCAGATAGTCTGGCAGGTAGACTAGTTAGTATTTCTCCTTTGGATCGTGAATATGTACCTGCTTTTGAAGATAAAAGTACTGTAAATAACCAAGATGCTCATAGGGCTTCTTCTTTCAGCTATTCAAATGATGAGGACACGATATCTTCTCAGAATAAAGGTATATTTTTAACTCAGTGTTGATTAACATTTTGTCTCCAGCATATTCCAGTTTAGGGGAGGTCTTTCCAGATtagttatgatttttttttttttttttttttttttttttttttttttttttttttttttttttgttggctaATTCAATTGTATCAATTCGTCATTCTTATGTGTGGCAATTGTATGTTTGATTGACACAATCGGTACCCATATTCTTAGCTGAGCTTTTCAAGCAGACATTTATTCCTTCTGGTGTTGCCATTTCTCACTCATTTCTGTGGTCATTTCTTCACTTCTATTGTAAACTAATTTGTTTCTTGCAATTTGGTATGTGTCCTTAGTTTCTTATACATTTGTTCTTTGAACTTGaagccttattttcttcatgtATATTTAATCTCTTGGTAATATTAATAATAGCATTCTTTATGTACTAGTTACATCTGGATGTTGGAAATGTCTTAGTAACTTTTCGATTAAGATTTCTGAATGTCTATTTTCCGTGCAGGAAACCTTATAGGTTCCAGAGAAGCTACACACCAACAAATACCAGAACTAAGAAATGATGGAAGCTCAGAAAgtcaaaaagaaattatagaaGACGACACAATAGATGACCAAATTGTGgatgaagaagataaaattgtCCCTACACAGAAAGAGGTTTTAAAACCGAAACCAGAAAAAGCTGACGGAAAAATAAAGCTGGTAGTAGAAGAAAATTATTCAAGACAAGGAGAAGAAAGTGTTGTCTCAATGTCACCGATTGTCTACAATGTCAGCACAATAGATAACAAGTTGGAAAGGAATCAAGGTGCGCAAGACATTTCCTCTTTACTATTTACCACTCTGCAAATTCTACTCGGTTTCTTATATTATATGGACATTTGGTTCAAGAGAATCAACACAGACCAAGTTGAGTGTCATGTGATGATTGGGGAAAGGAATGGTTTTGGATTAGAAGtttcttttccaaattttgttgAACATTGCCCTCAAGCAGCAACCTTGGTGGTAGTGCTTAGGGTTTCAAATAAGATTGGGCCCACAGTCCCAAGCTCAAGTCTCTGAGTGGATAATCTAATAGTAGAAGTCTTTGTTATCTCTTGGAGTTGGAGATGGGAGATATGAAGTCTTGTTCGGTGGGCTTGTCGCAAGACTAAGTGTTAGTTTGTTGGAGCGCCTTGTTGTAACTTTTCCTCCTGACAACTTTGCAAAGGTCATCTGGTTACACTGAAATTACAATCTCCTCCTATTCGCCATCAGCTCTGACATAATTCAGAGTCTTCAGATTCTTTCCAAAACAGATTTCTATCATGATACGATGCGGGGGTATGGTTACCTGCAATTCAGTTATGAGGCTTATTGGCTAATAAAAAAAGGAGGGTAATAGAAAATGCGCACTGGACGGTTTCTCTTAGTGTTGCCTTTTTAATGAAGCAAGTAAACTTCACTAGTACTACTGCAAACTTTTTTTATGTCAGTTCTTTCCTACTATTCCATTCTTATATAAATGGTATTATTCTACCGTAGTCTTAAAGCCTTTGATTACGTTGCCGATAAGAGTATACATTTTAAGTATCACTTgcttttatttaagatttacTTCTTACTTATACCTTTggtttattagatttttgttgcTAACAGTTtctgtaatttatttgaccaATTCAGCCTGCAATTATGCAAAAGGAAAATGGATTGTAGATGAGGAGGAGCCTACGTATTCTGGATTTCGCTGCAAGCAATGGCTCTCTGGCATGTGGGCATGTCGTTTGACCCAACGTACAGATTTTGCCTATGAAAAGCTTAGATGGCAGCCTAACAATTGTGAAATGGAAAGATTCAAAGGTTCTGAGTTCTTGAAAAGGTATTCTCCTTCTGAGAAACTTCCAGATTATTTCTAGTCCCATTCAGGTTCAGGTTAAATGTCCCCCAATTTAACAAATCCAGTCTACCCCAACTTCTAAGCCTTGCTGACCACTTATTCTGCTGGGCTAGGAACATCTTTGGAGGTTAATTGCTTTTTAAGTACTCTTCCAATAATAGGGATGAATAGATCTCCacataaaatgttattttgtatATCAACCTGTAAACTTTAAAGCTTACAAATGAGCGCTTATCTCTGGTCCACATTAAGTAGATTCTGGTAGTTTATTTGCATTCCATGCTTGGATTTTTCAAGTCTTGATCGATAATAAGTTGgacaaaataaggaaaagaaaaatgtaattgCAAAGGTTACGGTATCGTTGAGAATATTCTATTCACTTTTGTCTACGCCGTCGTGCATTACCCttcactttttatttcttcgTGTCATGGTAATGCTGATAGTTTAAAATGTACTATAACATTTACAATTCTGATGACTCAGGATGCAAGACAAAACCCTAGCTTTTGTTGGAGACTCTTTGGGCCGCCAGCAATTCCAGTCTCTGATGTGTATGGTCACAGGTGGTGAGCAGCAGCATTTCGAAGATGTGGGTCAAGAATACGGCTTGGCCTTGGCTCCTGGTAATACACGCCCTAATGGATGGGCATATCGATTCCCAAGCACCAATACTACAATACTCTATTACTGGTCAGCTAGCCTCTGCAATGTGGAGCCCTTGGATGAAAAAGATCAAAACACCGATTATGCCATGCATCTTGATCGACCACCTGCATTCTTACAGCAGTATATTAGTAAATTTGATGTGTTGGTTCTAAACACAGGCCACCATTGGAATCGTGGAAAGCTCAAGGCTAACCGCTGGGTGATGCATGTGAACGGTAAGCCAAACATCGACAAGAAACTTGCACCGATTTGGAGTGCCAAGAATCTCACCATCTACAGTATCGTCAACTGGGTGAACTCTCAGCTTCCCAAGTATCCAGGCTTGAAAGCCTTCTATCGAACAATTTCACCAAGGCACTTTGTGGGTGGAGATTGGAATACAGGAGGAAGTTGTGACAACACGAGACCTATGTCAATAGGCAAGGAAGTAGTGCAAGAAGAATCAAGTGATGAGAGTGCTGCAGGTGCAGTGAAGGGGACGGGGGTTAAGCTTTTGGACATAACAGCCCTCTCACAGCTAAGGGATGAGGCTCATATATCTAGATACAGCATAACAGCCAAAGCCGGGGTTCAAGATTGCCTCCACTGGTGTCTACCGGGCGTTCCTGATACAtggaatgaaattttgtttgcGCAAATTTAGTCACATGGTTACAGGATGCGAGCAACATCATGAGAAACTGCCAGTGCCTGGTCCGTGATTACCTAcggtaatttaattaattaaccatGGAGTTCGCCTAGTTGATAGTACTGGTGGAAAGCTCGCATTTTTTACTCGCATTTTTTACACTGTATAGACCACATGAACTATGAATTCCTATGTTGCAAGTAATTATGTTTAGACATATGATAATGATCGAGAATGGATAAAAGGGTTTCAGACGGTTTCATTTCCTGCAAGGTTTTCTTGCACGTATTCTTCGACCTCTACATCCGATTCTTCTTCATCTGAACCTACCGTTGTTTGGTGAAGGGTCCCTTGTATCATTGCCACGCCTTTCTCCACAGGTCCTATTGCTTGGTTTATGGTCAATACAACATCCTTAACAACCTGCTAAGACGGCATTAGCGTAGAGCGTATAATGCTAAACAATTTTAATAGCTTCTACTTACTCGCTGACCGCCTTCAAGAACTATGTCCTGGACGCTCttgctgacacttgttccAGGAGCCTCCACATGGGTTTCTGTCTTCTCAACCACAGCcggtttttgttctttgccCTCTTTGACCTCGGCTCGACCTTTCATTGACTCTATGGTGACTCCGTACTCAGAAACTGGTATGTAACGATATGGTTCAGCAGAGAAAACAAACATATGAGCCCCAGCTGCGATGGCCATCTGCAACGCAATAGAAAAATAAGCAACTTTCCAGTTGGTTGAAGTTTCATCAGTAAGGAAAAAGGCAAAAAAGTCTCTAGAAAATCATGAATAAGAAAGAATATTACAAAGCTCTATatggctttctttttttttctttctttttttgaccGAAACCGCTTTGAATTGTGAATACATACGAAGTATGACAtgtttgagaagaaaatttggCTGGCAAACGCAAAAGGTGAAGCAGATTACTTCTATGCAAATTAAGAAATCCTGCAGTCCAGTTTCTAGTTTCCCCTCCTTCGGCAGAACTCCAAGTTCACGTAATAGAGCAATGCCTACACCTTGCCACCACGTTGCAAACACTATGGCCTTGAAGCTAATGAATTTTGCCAGTGGCTTTATTGGTTTCAGTTGCTCGTGAGTTACATTATAAAACTGGACGAGACAGTATAATGCCCACATCTGGCTGAAGTTAAGTACCACTGCTATGTATGGATACctacaacaaaattaatacaCCAAAGGCATAAACGTAagtcaaacaaaagaaacgTACATCTCGTCATTGGTTGGGGAGTAGAACAAaccactctttataagggtgtggaaaccttttcctagcagatgcgttttaaatccttgagggaaagcccaaagaggacaatatcggctagcggtaggcttgggctgttacaaatggtatcagagtcagacaccacGCGATGTTCCAACGAGGAGGTtcttcctcgaaggggggttgacacgagacagtgtgccaatagcgatgtgtcaacgaggaggctgttccctgaagggggtagacacaaaTCGGTGGGCCAGTAAAGATGCTGGGcaccgaaggagggtggatttggtggggatcccacatcgattgaagaaaggaacgagtgccagcgaggacgctgggccctgaaggggggtggattgtgatatctcacattggtttggaaggagaacaaaacacc is a window from the Cucurbita pepo subsp. pepo cultivar mu-cu-16 chromosome LG07, ASM280686v2, whole genome shotgun sequence genome containing:
- the LOC111798727 gene encoding protein trichome birefringence-like 14; the protein is MKKGFYGLRGKELSLVTIALMCVVIIMLTWEKTPLLNTFPASQTPLQLSQDSLAGRLVSISPLDREYVPAFEDKSTVNNQDAHRASSFSYSNDEDTISSQNKGNLIGSREATHQQIPELRNDGSSESQKEIIEDDTIDDQIVDEEDKIVPTQKEVLKPKPEKADGKIKLVVEENYSRQGEESVVSMSPIVYNVSTIDNKLERNQACNYAKGKWIVDEEEPTYSGFRCKQWLSGMWACRLTQRTDFAYEKLRWQPNNCEMERFKGSEFLKRMQDKTLAFVGDSLGRQQFQSLMCMVTGGEQQHFEDVGQEYGLALAPGNTRPNGWAYRFPSTNTTILYYWSASLCNVEPLDEKDQNTDYAMHLDRPPAFLQQYISKFDVLVLNTGHHWNRGKLKANRWVMHVNGKPNIDKKLAPIWSAKNLTIYSIVNWVNSQLPKYPGLKAFYRTISPRHFVGGDWNTGGSCDNTRPMSIGKEVVQEESSDESAAGAVKGTGVKLLDITALSQLRDEAHISRYSITAKAGVQDCLHWCLPGVPDTWNEILFAQI
- the LOC111798728 gene encoding protein LAZ1 homolog 2 produces the protein MRTPISISPQQDIYGDLYQPALIIAACFVVVALVLSIFLILQHLKSYSKPSEQKWIVAVLFMVPVYATESIISLWNPRFSLVCDILRNCYEAFALYSFGSYLIACLGGERRVVELLEIESTKQLEEPLIEGEEKRSRSQRKLWNFFLKPRVLGEHLLTIEKFGLVQYMILKTTSAFLAFILELFGVYGDGEFKWFYGYPYIAVVLNFSQMWALYCLVQFYNVTHEQLKPIKPLAKFISFKAIVFATWWQGVGIALLRELGVLPKEGKLETGLQDFLICIEMAIAAGAHMFVFSAEPYRYIPVSEYGVTIESMKGRAEVKEGKEQKPAVVEKTETHVEAPGTSVSKSVQDIVLEGGQRVVKDVVLTINQAIGPVEKGVAMIQGTLHQTTVGSDEEESDVEVEEYVQENLAGNETV